The sequence below is a genomic window from bacterium.
GGCGTGGCCTCGCTGACTTGGCGGGCCGATGGCTTCGCCTATGCCGACACCCACAGCGCTGACACTGCTGGCGGGGAGAGCGGTCGCTACGTCGGTCTGCGGGCGGGCGAGGCCCTCGCCGCCCTGGCTCCGAGCGGCTTGGTGGTCCGTCCCGACGTGGCCGCCGAGCAACTGGCCGCCGACCGGGCCGAGACCGCCGACGGCCCTGAGGAATCCGGCGAGGCTGGCGGCGGCGATCCTGACTCACCGCGTGGTGACGAGCCTGTTGCCGAACCCGCCGGTCCCGCCCTGCCCACTCGCTACTGGGGCCGGGTCACGTTGGACTCGCTGCGCTGGACCCGGGCGGCCGCCGACATCGCCGACGCCATCGTCAACCAGTTGGCCCGCGCCGACGGTGCCACCGTCGAGATCACCATCGAGGTCGAGGGCACCGCCCCGGCGGGTTTCGACGAGGCCACTCAGCGCACCGTCAGCGAGAACGCCGCCACACTGAAGTTCACGACCGGCGAGTTCGAGGACTGAGCCGAGCTCCCGCCTGCCGGGGCGGGCACCGGAGGCGAGGCCGACGCCTAGGCTGGGCGGGATCCCGCTATGACGTCTGGTACCGCTCCCGCCGAAGCCCCCTCGCGACAGGTCGCTGAACGCCGTTTCAGCCAATCCATGATCGTCTCGGGCACCCGCTGCCTGCTGGCGTATGTCGTGTTCCCCTACGTGTTCCCGCTGCTCGGGGTCGCAGACGTCGTGGGCCCGGCGGTCGGCGTTGCGATCGGTGTGGTGGCGATCGTGTTCAACGCTCTGAGCATCCGGCGCTTCTGGCGGGGGAACCACCGGCTCAAGTGGCCCCTGAGCGTCGTCAACCTCGCCGTGATGGGGCTGATGTTCTACCTGGCCGTCGGCGACGTCGCCGAACTCGCCGGCTGAGTCGGGAGAGCCCGGACATGGCGGGGCGGGACGAGTCGAACGGCGGCCCCGAGGTGCCGCCGGCCCGGAATCCGGCCCACGGGGAACCTCCCGCCATGGCCCGCAGCAAGCTGATCCGGGGCGTCTGGATCGCGACGGGTCTGGTGCTCGTGGGCATCGGCGGAGTCGGCATCGTCGTGCCGGGTCTGCCCTCCACGATCTTCTTCATCCTGGCGGCAGCTGCCTTCTCCAGGTCGAGTGCCCGCCTTGAGCGCTGGCTCCTGAACCTGCCCGCGGTCGGTCCGCTGGTGCGGGACTACCGGGCAGGGCTGGGCATGCGCCGCCGCGCCAAGATCCTGGCTGTGTCCATGATCGTGATCGCGGTGGGCATCAGCACCGGCCTGGCGATCCAGAGCTGGACGCCACGGGCCATCGTCCTGGCCGCCGGTGCGGTGGGCGTGGCCTACGTCAGCTGGCGGGTTCCGACCCGCGAGACCCTGGACCGGATCGCCGCCCAGGGTGCCGGCTAGCGCCCAGGACCGGTACCGCCGCCGCTCGGCGGGCAGCGGGTGGCGGTTCGCTACCGTGAGACTGTGACCCTCACGCCGATCGTCGGCACGCTCGGCTACCTGTGGGACCGAGCCGGCGACACGGTGCTGATGGTGCAACGAGATGCACGTCCCGGCGACGACCACTTCGGCAAGGTCAACGGCCTCGGGGGCAAGCTCGAGGCCGGCGAGCACGTCGTCGAGTGCATGCGCCGCGAGCTGCGCGAGGAGGCCGGCCTGGAGGTCACCTCGCTGCGGCTGCGCGGCACGATCTCCTGGACCGACTTCGGTCCCCGGGATGAGGACTGGCTGGGGTTCGTCTTCCTGGCCGACGCCTGGCGCGGCGAGCCCCCGGCGCACAACGACGAGGGAGGCCTGATCTGGGTGCCTCGCACCCGCCTTTTCGCCGCCTGCGCCCCCGACCCCGCCGCCCGGCAGGCCGCAGGCCTCGAGCTCTGGGACGGCGACCGCCACTTCCTGCCGCTGGTCTTCGACGACGACCCGCGCCCGTTCCACGGCACGATGCCCTACGCCGGCGACCGGGCCGTGGGCTGGACCTACGAGCGCCTCTGACCCAAGACCTCCCCGGACCGGCCGCAGGGGCAGATGTTGCTCATGTGGTCGCGACGTTGCCATCCCAGAGCCGCGTCGACGCTCGCAACCACATCTCCGGCCGGGATCTGCCCCACAACCAGCGGTCGGCAACAACTGCTGCGCGGCACGGTCTGGCCCATCGAACCGGTCGCACACTCCCGCGGGACCCGGGCTCGGGCGGTCACGCCATAGCGAAATCGTGGAACCGGTGGGCGGTGTCCGCCGACACCATTCCGTTGCGCACATCGCTGGCGATCACCCCGTGCGGCCGGGCCGCAGGTGACCCGTAGCCTCCGCCGCCGGCGTTGAACATCTCGACGATCGAACCGGGCGCAACCAATGTCGTGGAGTTGGGTGCGGGTTCGTACGGTTCGCCGCCCGGGGGCGTGATGACCATGCGGTTCGGCGCCCCCCGCTCGCCGCCGAAGAGGCCGTAGGGCTCGTCGCTGCCGTCGCCGAAGCACGTGACCACGGTCTCGGCCTCCATGAGATAGGCCACCTTGATGCCGAATCCGCCTCGCCACTCACCCGGACCGGCGGAGTCCTCCCAGTACTCGTGGCTCAGCAGGGTGATCGGCATACCCCCCTCGAAGACCTCGTAGTCGTCGAAGGCGAAGCCGCCCCCGCAGGTCAGGATGCCGATGCAGTCCTGCCCGTCGCCGCCGGCGACGCCGCCCGCGCCGCACTTGTTCGAGAGCAGCGGCACGGCCAGGAACTCCCTGCCCGTCGCCGGGTCGGTGCCGTAGAGGCTGACGTTGAGCCCCCTGCCCCAGCCGGCGCACACCCGGTCGGGCGCGGCCGGGGCGAGGGCCTTCATCACGGTCTCGGCGATCACGTCGTTCATGACGAAGTTGCCCAGCACGCTCGGTGCCGGGAACGCCGCATGCAGGAACGTCCCCTCGGCCAACACCACCTCGATGCAGCGCTCGACGCCGCCGTTGTGGGGGATGTCGGGGTCGATGATCATCAGGAACGTGGAGGTGGCGGCCGCGTACGACGTGCCGTGGACCCCGTTGTAGTAGCGGTCCACCTGCGCGTCGGAGTCGCTGAAGTCCAGCACCACCCGGCCGCCGCCGACGGTGGCGACCAAGCGGCAGACCAGCCGGTCAGGACCGACTCCGGCGGGCAGGTCCCAGGTGGCCTCGGCGGTGTAGGTGCCGGGGATCATGCGCTCGATCTCGGCTCGCGCCCGCTCCTCGCTGAAGTCCAGCAGGGCGTCGAGATGTGCCATGGCGACGTCGATGCCGTAGCGGGCGCACAACTCCCACAGCGCCCGCTCGCCGACCCCGGTGGCGCCCATGAGGGCACGCAGGTCGCCGCCCACCAGTTCGGGGAAGCGGCTGTTGGCCATGAGCACGTTCCAGACGTCTCGCCGGAGTGTCCCGCCGTCGAACACCCGCAGCGGTGGGATGCGGATGGTCTCCTGCCAGACGTCGGTGGCCTGCGGGTCGTAGCCACCCGCCGACCTGCCCCCGAGGTCGGCGAGGTGCCCCTTGGTGGCCGTCCAGAAGCGCAGATCGCCGTCGATGAACACCGGACGGAACACGCCCGTGTCCTGGGCCTGGTTGTTGCCCCGGAACGTGTCGTTGTGCACGAAGACGTCGCCGGGACGGATGGGGCCGCCCACCTGCTCGACGAGGTGTCCCAGCATCTCGGAGAACCCGTACGCCATCAGCGGGAGCCCCTCGTTCTGGGCGAGGATCCGGTGGTCGGCGTCGAGGACCGCCGCGGTGAAGTCCCGCACCTGGAGAAGCTGGGAGCGGGACGTGCGCTCGATGACCCGGGTCATGTCCCGGGTGGCGGCCTCGATCTTCTTGCCGAGCACCGCCACCAGGATCGGGTCGATCATCACTGCTCGCCCGCGGCGCCCGGGAGGTCGGTGCTCATGCGCTCAGTCCTTGGCCTCGAGCAGGAAGTGCCCGTAGCCGTCGCAGGACAGGTCGAAGTGCACGTCCACGACGACGTTCGTGTCGGGCAGTTCCACGATGCAGGGGCCCTCGATGCGCATGCCGGGCAGCACGGCGGTGCCGTCGTAGACGGGCACCTCCACGACGCCGCCGTCCCGGAAGTAGGTGCTGCGGTTGCCCTTGAACGCCCCCGAGGCGTCGGCGCCGCCCAGCGGCTCGACCCGGGGTTCGGTGGTCCAGGCGTGGCCGATGCTCGTGACCCGCAGGTTCACGACCTCCACCGGGTCGGCCTCGGTGGCGTAGGAGTAGATCTCCTCGTGCCGCTCGTGGAACTTCTGGTGAATCGACGGCATGGTTGGCTCGTCGAGGGCCGCCCGCTCCACGGGCATCTCCACCTCGTGGATCTGGCCGTGGTAGCGGAGGTCCATCTTCAGGACGTGGCTCATCTCCGCCGCCTCGACGCCCTCGGCGTCCAGCAGCTCCTCGCCCTCGCCGCACATCTCGGCATAGGCGGCCCGAATGGTCTCGACGTCGGCGACCGCCAGCATGGCCTCGTAGGTGCGGACGAAGTCGTGGCGGTAGTCGGTGGTCAGCATGCCGAAGGCGCTGAAGACGCTGGCGTCGCGGGGGACCATGACCCGGCGGATCCCGATGTCGCGGGCGATCGGGCACACGTGGACGGCCCCGGCGCCCCCGGCGACCAGCAGCGTGAAACGCCTCGGGTCGTAGCCGCGCTGGACCGACACCTCCCCGATGGCGGCGGCCATCTTGGCGTTGATGACGTCGTAGACGCCGGCGGCCGCCTCCAGGTCCGAAGTCCCGAGAGCGTCGGCGACCTGGGCGCGCACCGCCTGCCGGGCCAGGTCGCCGTCGAGGGCCATCCGCCCGCCCAGGAAGTAGTCCGGCGAGATGTAGCCGAGGACCACGTCGGCGTCGGTGACCGTGGCGAAGTCTCCGCCCCGCCGGTAGCAGGCCGGTCCCGGGTGGGATCCGGCGCTGGCGGGGCCCACCTCCAGCAACCCGGCCTCGTCGACGCGGGCGATGCTGCCGCCGCCCGCCCCCACGGTGTGGATGTCGAGCATCGGCAGCATGAGCCGGTAGCGGGCCACCGAGCCCTCCCGTGTCACCAGCGAGGCGCCCTCCTCGATCAGGCACACGTCGCAGCTCGTGCCGCCCATGTCCATGACGATGAGGTTGGCATTGCCCTGCATCCGGCTGAAGGCGGTGCCGCCGGCCACGGCCCCGGCCGGTCCCGACAGCAGGGTGTGCGCCGCCTCGCGGGCCGCCGCCACCTCCGGCGACATCAGCCCGCCGTTGGACTTCATCACCCGCAGCGCGCCGCCGAACCCGCGCCGACCGAGCTCGGCCAGCAGATGCCGGAGGTAGGTGGCCAGGATCGGCCCCACGGCGGCGTTGATCGCCGTGGTCGAGATCCGCTCGTAGAACCGCCGCTCGGAGAGGACGGCGTGCGACAGCGAGACGTGCACCTCGGGCCATTCGGCGGCGATCACCTCCGCCGCCTGCGCCTCGTGGGCCGGGTTCCGGTAGGCGTGCAGGAAGCACACCGCGACCGACTCCACGTCCTCGGCGCGCAGCTCCGCCACCGCCTCCCGCAGGTGGTCCTCGTCGAGGGGCTCGACGACGCTCCCGGCGGCGTCGACCCGCTCGCGCACGCCGAGGCGCAGGTAGCGGGGAACCAGCGGCGGCGGCGGCGTGTACTTGTTGTCGTAGAGGCGCTCGCGGATGCCCCGGCGCATCTCCAGGGCGTCCCGGAACCCGAAGGTGGTGATCAACCCGGTCCGGGCGATCCGGCCGGTGAGGATGGCGTTGGTGGCGACCGTCGTGCCGTGCACGATCACCTCGATCGCCTCGTAGAACCCCTCCGGCGACAGCCCCAGCCGGTCGGCGAGGTCGTCGAGGCCGGCACACACGTCGGTGGACGGGTCGTCGCCGACGTTGGGGACCTTGGTGGCGGTCATCGTGCCGTCGTCGCTCACGCACACCAGGTCGGTGAACGTGCCCCCGACGTCGACGCCCACATGGAAGACGTTCGTCATCGTCCCTCCTCTCGGGTGGTCGGAGTCGCGACGAGCACATCGGAGCGGTAGCAGGCCGCGTGCCGCTGCGCCGACAGTTCCACGAGAGGTGGGTACGTTACCCCACACTCCGGGGTGGCGATCGGGCAGCGCGGGTGCAGGTGGCACCCTTCGGGAAGGTGGATCGGGCTGGGGATCTCGGCCTCCAGCCGGAAGTCCGGCAGCGCCGCCGCCGGGTCGGGGTACAGCACCGACGACAGCAGGGCCTTGCTGTAGGGATGCCGCTGCTCGGCGAACAGCTCCGCCGTCGGCGCTGCCTCGACGATCTTCCCCAGGTACATCACCGCGATCCGCGAGCAGACGCTGCGCACCGCGGTCAGGTCATGGGAGATGAACAGGTAGGCCATGCCGAGCTGGTCGCTGATCTCGTTCAGCAGGTCGATGATCTCGGCCCTGATGGCGATGTCCAGCTGCGACGTGGGCTCGTCCAGGACGACGAGGTCGGGCTCGGTGCCGATCGCCCGGGCGATGCCGGCGCGCTGCGCCTGCCCGGCGCTGAGCTGGTGGGGGAACTTGTCGCCGTCGGCCTCGCTGAGGTGCACCATCGCCAGGACCTCACGCACCCGCTCGTTCCGCTCGCGGCGTCCCATGCCGCCCACCCGCAGCGGCTCGTCGATGTTGCGCGCCACCGAGGTCGACGGGTTGAGCGAGGCGTGCGGCTCCTGGAAGACCATCTGGATGCGGCTCCGCAGCGGGCGCATGTCCGCCTCGGACATCTCCGAGATTCGCTCGCCGGCGAAGTCGATGGAGCCGCCGGTCGGCTCGATCAGGCGCAGCACCAGGCGGCCCACCGTCGTCTTGCCCGAGCCACTCTCGCCGACCAGGCCGAGCGCCTCCCCGCGGCCGACCTCGAAGCTGACGCCGTTCACGGCGTGCACCCTGAGGTGGCGGGCGCCCCGCACCGGGAAGTGCTTGACGAGGTCCCGCACCGCCAGCAGCGGCTCGGCGGCCGGATCCTCGGCGGTGGGGGCGGCGGCCGCCGGGGCGCTCTCGCCGACCGCCGACGTCATCACCCTCCCCAGCAGGTCGCGGCTGTAAGCCTCGCTCGGCCGATCGAAGAACCTCACCACCGGCGTGTGCTCCACGAGGGACCCGTCGCGCATGACCGCCAGGTCGTCGCAGTACTGGGCGACGATGCCCAGGTCCCGCGTCACGATCATCGTGGCCGACCCCAGGTCCGCCAGCAGTCGCCGCAGGAGGTTGAGCACCTGGCGCTGCACCGTGACGTCGAGGCCGGCGGTGGGCTCGTCGGCGATGATCACGTCGGGCGAGTGCAGCAGCGCCATGGCGATCAGCACCCGCTGGGCCATGCCCACGCTGAGTTCGTGGGGGTGGGCGTCCTTGCGCCGTTCGGGATCGGGGATGCCCACCGATTCCAGAGCCTCGACGGCGCGCACCGTAGCCTCGGGCGCCGTCACCTTCTCATGCGCTGTGATCGCCCGGCCGAGCTGGTCGCCGATCGTGGTCAGCGGATCCAGCGAGGCGCCGGGATTGGAGCCGATGATGGCGATCCTCCGGCCCCGCACCCGGCGGAGGGAGCGCTCGTCGAGTGAGAGCAGATCCTCGCCGTCGAGGAGCACCTCCCCGCCTGTGACCTTGCCGGGGAAGCGCACCTGGTTGACGAGCGAATGCACCAGCACGGACTTGCCGCAGCCGGTCTCGCCGACGAGGCCCAGCATCCGGCCCTTGTGCAGGTCGAGGGACACGTCGCGCACCGCCTCGACCTCGCCGGCGTGGGTGAAGAACGTCGTCGAGACGCCGCCGGCGGAGAGGACGACGCCGTTGCCGCTGCTCATCGTCGCTCCAGCGGGTTGATGGCCTGCCCCATGACCTCGCCCAGGAAGGCGAAGCCCAGGATCGTCCCGCCGAGCGCCAGGCCCGGGAACACCGAGGGCCACCACTCGCCGGTGATGATGTGGCGGCCGCCGGAGGCCACCATCAAGCCCCACTCGGGCGTGGGCGCGGCCACCCCGGCACCGACGAAGCTCAGGCCGGCGGTCAGGAGGATGGCGAACCCGAGCGTCACCGAGGCCTGCACGAACGCCGGCGAGATCACGTTGGGCATCACGTTTCCGAAGGCGACGCGCAGAGGTGTCCCACCGGCGCAGCGGGCGGCCTCCACGAACGGCATGCGCCGCAGTCCCAGGATCTGTCCCCGGATCAGCCGGGCGAAGATGGGCGCGTTGACGAAGGCGATGGCGATGCCCACGTTCAGGGCGCCCGAGCCGGCGGCGGCCACGAGCACGAGGGCGAGCACGAAGACGGGGAACGCCTGGAAGATGTCCAGGATGCGCATGATGACTTCGGACACGGCGCCGCCGAGGCCGCGCCGCTCGCCGAAGTAGCCGGCGATCACGCCGAGGATCACCCCGATGGCCATGGAGGCGGCGGTGGCCGCGAAGGCCACGGGTATGTCGGTGCGGGTGGCGGCGATGACCCGCGAGAACACGTCCAGGCCAGTGGCGTCGGTGCCGAACCAGTGGGCACTGCTGGGCGGTTCCAGGATGAGCCCCGGGAACGTCTTCTCGGGGTCGTACGGGATGATCCACGGGGCGATGATCGTCACGATCAGAACGCCGGACACCATCACGAGACCGAAGATCCCGGCGGGACGGCTCAAGACGAACCGCAGGTAGTACCTGAACGGGCTCTCGCGCCGGCCGGTCAGGGGCGCCGGTCCCGCCGTGGTCTCGATGGGCTCGATGGGGTCCATCAGGCTGCCCTGATCCGCGGGTCGACCAGGTAGTGGACGACGTCCACGAGCAGGAAGATGAAGATCGACACCACTGTGGCGACCAGCACGAAGCCCTGGATGGCGTTGAAGTCCGAGTTGGAGATTGCGAGCACCGCGTACTGGCCCAGCCCGCCCCACGAGAAGATCGTCTCCACCAGGACGGCGCCGCCGATCACGAAGCCGTAGGTGATGCCCGCCAGCGTGATGACCGGCGGCAGTGAGTTCTTGAATGCAATCCACAGCTGCGTGCGCTCGCCCACGCCGGCGGACTTGACCTGCTGGACGAACTCGGAGTCCAGGTTCTTGGTGACGTTGGCCCGGGTCATCTTCAGGATCGGCGCCCCGTAGACGAACACCAGCGTGATGACCGGCAGAACGAGGTGTACCACGGCGTCGCGTAATCGCCCCCAGTCGGCGGCGATGATGCTGTCGATGGTGTAGAGACCGGTCACGTCCTCGGGAGGCCCCATCGCCAGATCCACCCGGCCGAGTGGCGCCGGCGCCCAGCCCATCTTGAAGAAGAACACGAACAGCAGCAGCTGGGCCAACCAGAAGTCCGGCATGGAGCCGGCGAACAGGCCGTAGGTGAAGACGCTGCGGTTCACAGCGCGGCTGTACCAGCGCTTGGCCATCCGGGCCGTGAACACCCCGAGCGGCACCAGCACCACCAGCGCCGCCAACAGCGAGATGGTGATCAACTCGAGGGTGGCGGGTATGCGGTCGGCCAGGTCGGTCGTCACCGCGTTGCCGGTGACGTTGGACCGGCCCAGGTCGCCCCGGAACAGGTCCCGGATCCAGATGCCGTACTGCACCGGCACCGGGTCGTTGAGGTGCAGGCGCTCCCGCAGGGCCTCGATCTGCTCGGGTCCGGCGGTCGAGCCGAGCTGCGACACGGCGGGGTCGCCCGGCAACTGCCGCACCAGGGCGAAGATCACGACCGACGCCCCGAAGAGTTGGACGACCGAGAGCGCCAGCCGCTTCGCGATCAGTCGGCCGAGCATCGTGACGACGGCCGCTCAGCCGGAGGGCGAAGCGTGTTCGAGTTCCTCCCGTCGACGGGCGGTGGCGTCGTGATCGATCTCGAACGACTCCGGGTCCACGACGACGCCGAAGACCTCCGCTGCGGTCTCCAGCGACACGAAGCCGTTGCGGGCGTCGTCGCGGACCGTCTCGACGTCGCGGCGATGGGGCGGGCCGAAGCCGCCGCCGCCGGCGTTGTCGGCCTCGAGCACGGTGCCGGCGGCGAAGCGCGAGGTGGTGTTGGGCGCCAGGCGCCGCATCTCGGTGCCCGGGGTCTGGACCCGGTACTGGTTCAGCGACGACTGCCCGCCGCCGAACAGCCCGAACGCGGGCGCCCAGTCCTCGCCGTAGGTCGTGACCTCGGTCTCGGGCGCCTCGAGGGTGTAGCGGAAGCGGATGCCCAGGCCGCCCCGGTAGGTGCCCGGCCCCGCCGAGTCGCACCAGTACTCGTGGTGGGCGATACGCACCGGGTTCTGGATCTCGAACATCTCGTAGTCGTTGGCGGCGTAGCCCCCGCCGCAGGCGATCAGGCCGATGAAGCTCCAGCCGTCGTTCTCCGACGTGGCCCCGGCGCCGCCCTTGTTCGCCAGCAGCGGCGGGCCGTAGAAGCGCTCGCCGGTCCGCGGGTCGAGGCCCTTGATCATGTGGGACTCGTTGCGGCTCCAGCCGGCGCAGACCCGGTCGGGGAGCACCTCCGAGAGGGCCAGGAAGATGGAGTCCCCCGCCACGTCGGAGGACGTGAAGTTCCCCTGGACGCAGGGCGAGGGGAACGTGCAGTTCAGGAAGCTGCCCTCGGGCACGATCACGTCGATGCAGCGCAGCACCCCGTCGTTGTGGGGCAGGTCGGGGTCCACCAGCATCAGCACGACCGCCACGACCGCGGCGAACGTGGTGCCGTAGGCGCAGTTGTAGTAGTAGGGCGTCTGCGGCGAGCTGCCGGCGTAGTCGACGCTGATGTGGCCGCCGTCTGTGGTGACCGCCAGCTTGGCGGTCACGTCGATCGACTCGCTGCCGTCGTCGCAGCGGTAGACGACCTCGCTGCGGTACGTCCCGTCGGGGATCTGCGCCAGCTCCGAGCGCATGCGCCGCTCGGTGGCGTCGAGCAGGAAGTCGAGGTGGTCCTTGAGCGTGCCGACGCCCTGCTCCTCGGCCAGGGCCTCCAGCCGCAGCCCGCCCGTGCGGCACGCCCCGATGGAGGCCTGGATGTCGCCCAGCACGAAGTGGGGCAGCCGCGTGTTGGCCGCCAGCAGGTTCCACACGTCGCTCCGGAGGGCGCCGCGGTCGTACAGCCGCAGCGGCGGGATGCGGAAGTTCTCCTGCCAGATGTCGGTGGCCTGAGGGTTGTAGCCGCCCATGACCGCGCTGCCCAGGTCGGCGAGGTGGCCCTTGGCGGCACCCCAGAAATGGATCTCCCCGTCGACGAACACCGGCATGAAGATGCACGTGTCGGGCGCGTGGTTGCCCCCGTAGTAGGGGTCGTTCTGGATGAAGATGTCGCCGGGGCCGATGTCGTCGCCGAAGAACTCGATGAGGTGCTCCAGCGAGTGCACGATGGCGTAGGCCATCTGCGGCAGCCCCTCCTCCTGGCTGAGGATCCTGGCCCGCTCGTCCAGGACGGCCGTGCAGAAGTCCTTCACCTGGAACAGGGGCGAGCGGGCGGTGCGCTCGAGCACGAGCGACATCTCCTTGGCGATCGCCTCGATCTTCTTGCCGAGGACGACCGCCAGGATCGGGTCGATGTCCTCCCGGGGCGCTGCGGTCACCCCAGCCCCGCTCACTCGGTGAGCCTCATTTCCCAGAACCGCAGGCCCTCGTCGGGCGGCCAGAGGATGCCCTCGACGCCGGGACGGTGCGAGACCACGTACTGCGGCGTGGCGAGCACGATCCACGGCGGATCATCGGCCATGATCCGCTGGATCTCCCGGGCGATGTCGAGGCGGGCGGCGTTGTCGGTCTCGAAACGGCCCGCGTCGAACAGGGCGTGCACCTCGGCGTTGGCGTAGTTGCCGTAGTTCAGGAACCCGAAGAGGCCGGCGCCGGCGAAGATCTCCATGCCGTAGAGGATGTCGATGGCGTGGCTCTGCAGGGCCGCGGTCATGATCATCTCGAAGTCCCGGCTGTTGGAGATGTCGGCGAAGGTGCCGAACGTGACCTTGTTCAAGTCGATGTTGACGCCGATCTCCTCCCACGCCGACTTGACGGCCACGGCGACCCGCTCGTTCTCGGGCCGGTGGTCGGCGTAGGTCAGCGTGGCGCTGATCGGCGTCGCCACACCCGACTCGGCGAGGAGCGCCTTGGCCTTGTCCAGGTCGGTCTCGTACGGGAAGTGCTCGTCGGTGTAGCCGGGGAACATCGGCGGGATGTAGCTGCGGATCGGCGAGGCCCAGCCGTCGAAGATGGCGATGATCTCGTCGTACGGCGCCGCGTAGGCCAGGGCCTGGCGGACCAGCGGGTCGTCGAACGGCGGCACCGCGTTGTTGGCGATGATCGTGGTGATGTTGTTGCCCTCGAACGCCGAGAGCTCCACGTTGTCGTTGCCGGCGATGCTGGACAGCTCGGTGCCCGACAGGGCCAGCGCCATGTCCACGGCGCCGCTGAGCAGGGCGCTCACCCGGTTCGACGACTCGGGCACGGCCCGGTAGATGAT
It includes:
- a CDS encoding DUF454 family protein; its protein translation is MAGRDESNGGPEVPPARNPAHGEPPAMARSKLIRGVWIATGLVLVGIGGVGIVVPGLPSTIFFILAAAAFSRSSARLERWLLNLPAVGPLVRDYRAGLGMRRRAKILAVSMIVIAVGISTGLAIQSWTPRAIVLAAGAVGVAYVSWRVPTRETLDRIAAQGAG
- a CDS encoding hydantoinase/oxoprolinase family protein; this translates as MTNVFHVGVDVGGTFTDLVCVSDDGTMTATKVPNVGDDPSTDVCAGLDDLADRLGLSPEGFYEAIEVIVHGTTVATNAILTGRIARTGLITTFGFRDALEMRRGIRERLYDNKYTPPPPLVPRYLRLGVRERVDAAGSVVEPLDEDHLREAVAELRAEDVESVAVCFLHAYRNPAHEAQAAEVIAAEWPEVHVSLSHAVLSERRFYERISTTAINAAVGPILATYLRHLLAELGRRGFGGALRVMKSNGGLMSPEVAAAREAAHTLLSGPAGAVAGGTAFSRMQGNANLIVMDMGGTSCDVCLIEEGASLVTREGSVARYRLMLPMLDIHTVGAGGGSIARVDEAGLLEVGPASAGSHPGPACYRRGGDFATVTDADVVLGYISPDYFLGGRMALDGDLARQAVRAQVADALGTSDLEAAAGVYDVINAKMAAAIGEVSVQRGYDPRRFTLLVAGGAGAVHVCPIARDIGIRRVMVPRDASVFSAFGMLTTDYRHDFVRTYEAMLAVADVETIRAAYAEMCGEGEELLDAEGVEAAEMSHVLKMDLRYHGQIHEVEMPVERAALDEPTMPSIHQKFHERHEEIYSYATEADPVEVVNLRVTSIGHAWTTEPRVEPLGGADASGAFKGNRSTYFRDGGVVEVPVYDGTAVLPGMRIEGPCIVELPDTNVVVDVHFDLSCDGYGHFLLEAKD
- a CDS encoding hydantoinase B/oxoprolinase family protein; protein product: MIDPILVAVLGKKIEAATRDMTRVIERTSRSQLLQVRDFTAAVLDADHRILAQNEGLPLMAYGFSEMLGHLVEQVGGPIRPGDVFVHNDTFRGNNQAQDTGVFRPVFIDGDLRFWTATKGHLADLGGRSAGGYDPQATDVWQETIRIPPLRVFDGGTLRRDVWNVLMANSRFPELVGGDLRALMGATGVGERALWELCARYGIDVAMAHLDALLDFSEERARAEIERMIPGTYTAEATWDLPAGVGPDRLVCRLVATVGGGRVVLDFSDSDAQVDRYYNGVHGTSYAAATSTFLMIIDPDIPHNGGVERCIEVVLAEGTFLHAAFPAPSVLGNFVMNDVIAETVMKALAPAAPDRVCAGWGRGLNVSLYGTDPATGREFLAVPLLSNKCGAGGVAGGDGQDCIGILTCGGGFAFDDYEVFEGGMPITLLSHEYWEDSAGPGEWRGGFGIKVAYLMEAETVVTCFGDGSDEPYGLFGGERGAPNRMVITPPGGEPYEPAPNSTTLVAPGSIVEMFNAGGGGYGSPAARPHGVIASDVRNGMVSADTAHRFHDFAMA
- a CDS encoding ABC transporter ATP-binding protein, translated to MSSGNGVVLSAGGVSTTFFTHAGEVEAVRDVSLDLHKGRMLGLVGETGCGKSVLVHSLVNQVRFPGKVTGGEVLLDGEDLLSLDERSLRRVRGRRIAIIGSNPGASLDPLTTIGDQLGRAITAHEKVTAPEATVRAVEALESVGIPDPERRKDAHPHELSVGMAQRVLIAMALLHSPDVIIADEPTAGLDVTVQRQVLNLLRRLLADLGSATMIVTRDLGIVAQYCDDLAVMRDGSLVEHTPVVRFFDRPSEAYSRDLLGRVMTSAVGESAPAAAAPTAEDPAAEPLLAVRDLVKHFPVRGARHLRVHAVNGVSFEVGRGEALGLVGESGSGKTTVGRLVLRLIEPTGGSIDFAGERISEMSEADMRPLRSRIQMVFQEPHASLNPSTSVARNIDEPLRVGGMGRRERNERVREVLAMVHLSEADGDKFPHQLSAGQAQRAGIARAIGTEPDLVVLDEPTSQLDIAIRAEIIDLLNEISDQLGMAYLFISHDLTAVRSVCSRIAVMYLGKIVEAAPTAELFAEQRHPYSKALLSSVLYPDPAAALPDFRLEAEIPSPIHLPEGCHLHPRCPIATPECGVTYPPLVELSAQRHAACYRSDVLVATPTTREEGR
- a CDS encoding ABC transporter permease; this translates as MDPIEPIETTAGPAPLTGRRESPFRYYLRFVLSRPAGIFGLVMVSGVLIVTIIAPWIIPYDPEKTFPGLILEPPSSAHWFGTDATGLDVFSRVIAATRTDIPVAFAATAASMAIGVILGVIAGYFGERRGLGGAVSEVIMRILDIFQAFPVFVLALVLVAAAGSGALNVGIAIAFVNAPIFARLIRGQILGLRRMPFVEAARCAGGTPLRVAFGNVMPNVISPAFVQASVTLGFAILLTAGLSFVGAGVAAPTPEWGLMVASGGRHIITGEWWPSVFPGLALGGTILGFAFLGEVMGQAINPLERR
- a CDS encoding ABC transporter permease; the protein is MLGRLIAKRLALSVVQLFGASVVIFALVRQLPGDPAVSQLGSTAGPEQIEALRERLHLNDPVPVQYGIWIRDLFRGDLGRSNVTGNAVTTDLADRIPATLELITISLLAALVVLVPLGVFTARMAKRWYSRAVNRSVFTYGLFAGSMPDFWLAQLLLFVFFFKMGWAPAPLGRVDLAMGPPEDVTGLYTIDSIIAADWGRLRDAVVHLVLPVITLVFVYGAPILKMTRANVTKNLDSEFVQQVKSAGVGERTQLWIAFKNSLPPVITLAGITYGFVIGGAVLVETIFSWGGLGQYAVLAISNSDFNAIQGFVLVATVVSIFIFLLVDVVHYLVDPRIRAA
- a CDS encoding 8-oxo-dGTP diphosphatase produces the protein MTLTPIVGTLGYLWDRAGDTVLMVQRDARPGDDHFGKVNGLGGKLEAGEHVVECMRRELREEAGLEVTSLRLRGTISWTDFGPRDEDWLGFVFLADAWRGEPPAHNDEGGLIWVPRTRLFAACAPDPAARQAAGLELWDGDRHFLPLVFDDDPRPFHGTMPYAGDRAVGWTYERL